The sequence TTGCACAGATGACAATTATTGAAGTAAGTCCAGCGTAGCCAACAACAAATACTGAAATTTCTTCGAGAAATGATACACCGAGCTCCTCCTTATCATCATCTTGTTGGAGCACTTCAGCATGTTCCCCTCTTAAAGGTATATCTTCTAAAAACTCGAATACCCCTACAAACTTCCCTAGAAATAAAAATATAAAGTCGAGTAGACTATCCACTAATGTAAACACAGTAAACCGAAGTAAATAAAGAATAAGTGCACCCAAACTAAGAAAAGTAATAAAATAAAGGCCAACTAGAACAGGTATCTGTTTCCGCTGTACTTTGGGAATCATGACAGCATGAGCGGAAAAATGCCCCACTAGGATGATAAGTAATTGAAAAATCACACAGGCAAGTATTCGATAATCCTTTATGAATAAAAATAAGGGGATTGCTAAAATAATTGTGAAAACAAGATAATGCATTTCATGGTTACCCGCAGGTCTCTTTTGGATAGCGAGATACCGCCAAGTGAAGAATCCTGTATAAAAGAGGTTTAGTACCAATGGGTAGTCGAATAAGTAAAAGGCCGTGAGTAGCAATGGTAAGGTCACCAGATACGGCAGTAAACTAGACATGTATTTGGCGTACACCGAAAATGCGATACAAAGACAGAAGGCCACTGAAAAATAACTCCAATAAGGTGTTTCATGAAAATAGGCATTGAGATTGGGGAGAGTAATCAGAAAAACGATTAGAACTTCACTGACAAAATAGCTAGCAGCAAGTAGGATTGGGTGCTTATTTTGCAATTTTTTTGGCCCCCTCTCCCCATGGTTGAATGACTGCACCTTCAGCAAAGCTTTTAACGTGAAATAGTGATTGTTGTTTGTGCTTCCACTTGTTTGTTAAAGGGCCCAAGTCAGAGGGAATGTCACCTATAAAGATAATAGACGTAGGTTTAGCAAGCTGCTGACCGACCCGGTGAAGCATTTGGTTAAACGGTAAAAGAGCTGCTTGGCGATCAATCCTTGCTAACATTTCTAATGCCTGCAAATAATGTACTTTACCTAGTCCTTCATGCATATGAAAGTAGGGGACTTTTCCTGGTCTTCGCGCATTTAGAAATAGTTCATAGGAGATTCCTTTTTCGGTAGCAAAGCGACATAGATAAGCTGTATAGGATAATAAAGTTTCTAAATTACGATTAAATGCCTCCATATCCAAGTTATTAGCCGTATCTAGATTCACAATGAAGACAAAGGAAAGGTCAGCTGTTTTTTCATATATATTCGTTTGTAGCTGTTGCGTTTTAACGGATGCTTTCCAATTAATTCGATGGAATGGATCACTAAAGCTATAATCTCTTGTCCCAATTGGACTTTGAATATCTTCAAAAGGAGAGCCGTTCATGCGCTGCTCTCCATTCACTCTGTTAACGATTGCATCCATACCTTTTACAGGTAAAAATCTTGGAAGTACGATATACTCCGTTTGAAATGTAGGTGCGAACTTCAAACGGATGGAGTCGAATAGAAATAGATGTGGATAGGTATAGGAAATAGTATAAATTCCAGTCGTACCACGCTGTTTGGCAATAACTGGGATTTTTGTTGATATCTTTCTATTTCCCATAATAGTCGTAGGAATGTGCATTTCGTTCCAATAGCTTTTTTCATCATTCTGTTGCTCCGTAGGTTTTATGGCTGGGCCATGCTTAAACCGCAGCTCACCATTCAAAAGTGGGAAAATAGACGTGTTTTGAAAGGTGAATGAAAGCAAGGCCTCTTCTCCTGGAAACAGTCTTATTTTCACTTTTGGATTATCTAAGCGGAGAGAGGTCGCCATTTTTTTTTCATATAAGGTACTTAGTAAGAAGTAGCCAATGAAAATACCAGCCATCATGAATAGCAATGCGTTATGAGTAATGACTCCAACTAAGCCGAAGGTAGCCATAATAATGAACAGGAAATCAACATTCTTCGCGTGATGCCGACCATTCTCAATTTTCCACCTCATATTTGCTTCACTCCATACTCAACGGGTACGAGGACTTCCTGATTAATTTCTTTGATAATTTGTTGCGGTGTTTTTTTGATTTCTCCTTCCATTGTTAAGATAAGGCGGTGTTCAAATAGATAGGGCAACAAAAACTTGACGTCCTCTGGTGTCACATAATCTCGGTTTTCTATACAGGCCCGTGCTTGAGATGCGCGCATTAATGCCAGCATTCCTCTAGGGCTAATTCCAAGTTCAACATCATTATGCTCTCTAGAACAATGAATTAAGTTCACTATATAATCATATACGACATCTGATATTGTAATTTTTTTGATTTCATCTTGTAGCAGCTTTATATCCTCTAGCGAGAGGAGCGGCTTGATGGCTTCAAAAGGATCATTTTGGGCATGAGATTGGAGCAGAAGCTTATCCTCTGTTTTGGATGGGTAACCTAAATCAATTTTAAAGAGAAAACGATCTAATTGTGCTTCTGGTAATGGAAATGTTCCATAACTTTGTTCTATCGGATTTTGCGTGGCAATGATCATAAATGGTCGAGGGATAGCAATGGTTTCTCCATCAATGGTTGCCTGAAACTCTTCCATAGCCTCGAGAAGACTCGATTGCGTTCGTGGCGTTGCCCGATTGATTTCATCGGCTAGCAGGATGTTTGTATGTATGGGACCAAGTCGTAATTCAAACTCTTGAATTTTAGGGTTGAAATAACGAATTCCAGTAATGTCACTTGGCAAGACATCGGAAGTAAATTGAATTCTACTAAACAGACCGTTTATCATTTTAGCGAAGCTTTTTGCTAGTTTTGTTTTACCTGTGCCTGGAACACTTTCTAACAGGACATGTCCTTGGGTGAGGAGGGCGATAAACAGTAAATCCAATACGTCCTCCTTACAAAAAATCACTTGTTCAAGGTTCTTTTTTGCTTGCTTTATTAGCTCCATCGTATAACCTACTTTCATAATCTGATGACTGAATTTTCCTATTCATCATTATTATAGCACTTATTAATTTGAATTGAACTAATTATATGAGAAGAGTAGAGTGATTTTATCGCATAAAAAAATGAAATAGCGTGCTCAAGAGATACCCCATGAGGATATAGCTTAAAAATGAAACCCTGGGTAAAGCCTGGCGATGCTGTAGGATGAATTCAGATAGACTAGTTGCCGCGAGTAAGCTAATGGAAATACCGAGTAAAATGCTTTGTGCGTGATTGGTTAGATTGATGTAATGCCCAATCCAAATAAATAGAGTAAAGCACATGGATAAGCTCATAAAAACAAGAAGGAGGCTCCATAAATGTTTACCTTGCGAGAGCAGTGCTGCTGTGAGAGCGAATCCTTCTGGCACATGATGGAGAATGGTTGACGTAGTGAGGGTGATACCGAAAGTGGAATCACTTAATGCATTGCCGATGGTTATGCTCAGTGGAATGGTGTGGAGTAAGAGCGCAATGGTGAGTAAGTAGAGAGAGGGCGTTTGTGCAGTTGCTGGGTGGGTGAACCCGTGGAGTACTTGAAATAATAGATAGCCAATCAAGGCACCGAGGAGGATACCGAACATTTGGTACATTTGCAAGGCGGTTGGAATGATATCGAGCGCGAGCAATCCCACTAGAAATCCACCGCATAGCAGGGATAGACCTTGCGTTGTTTGTTGAAATAGTTTGGAGACAATCCAAGCAAAAATGCCCCCTACACTGACGCTTATAAAAAGAAATCCACCGAGTATCATGGCACTCAAATGTCTGGCCGCCTTTCATAACGAAGTCGTTGTAAAACAACTATATGCGCCAAGATTTGTTTTTTTGAATGAATTATACCCCTCGTTAGTATAAAAATCTGGTGGCGGTCATAAAGTCTCCCATGGCGGTCGTGAAGCGATGCGTGCCAGTCATAAATGTAGTTATGGCGAGCATAACAAGCGGCATGGCGGTCATAATGAGAAGGAATTGACTTGAGGAAGATAGTTAAAGTTACAGTTAATAAAAAGCGAACTCATTGACCCCCTTCTAGTAAAATGATAATATAGGGGTACGGGGTATTTGTAAATCGTTATGAGGAGTGATAACAATGGAGGAAACAACTAAAAAAACAGTTCAACCAAATAAGCAACAGCTGCTCAATCGTTTAAAGCGTGTTGAAGGACAAGTACGGGGCGTTCATCAAATGGTGGAAAATGATCGTTATTGCGTCGATATTTTGCATCAGATAAGTGCGATTCAATCAGCGATGAACAAGGTTTCATTGGCATTGCTTGAAGATCATACGCATCACTGTGTAGTCAATGCCATTAAAGGGCAGGATGGTGATGCGGCGATTAAAGAATTAATGGATGTTATGAAAACAATGACAAAATAAAAAATTCTATCTCTTGACATACCTGTATGGGGTATAGTAAATTGTAGTTAACAATAAAACAGGAGGTTTTTAATTATGAAAGAAATTTTAAAAGTAGAAGGTATGTCATGTAATCATTGTGTCAATTCAATCGAGACAAGTGTTGGGGAATTGACAGGTGTTTCATCAGTTAAAGTGGATCTTGGTAGCAAAGAAGTTGCAGTAGAATTTGACGGTGCAGCTACATTGGCTCAAATTAAAGAAACAATCGAAGACCAGGGTTTCGACCTCGCCTAACTAAGAATCAATTACGCCTCGGCGTAATTGCGTCCAGATTTTGAATTGCGCTTGAGGCCAGCACGGGGGAAGGATTGAACTTCATCCTTCCTTGCTGGTCATGCAACGAGGGAAGGATTGAATTGCATCCTTCCTTGTTGCCGCAGGACGCGGCGAACTTAGGGTGCCTTCTTAATTCCTTTCAAAATCTGTGACATCCGCCGGAGGCTTTCATTTTAGTTCAGCAGGGAATTTCTGCTGAACTAAAATGAATTTCCGCTTACACCATGTGGGGGATCAAGCGGTGGAGGAGATTATACCTCACAGTAGGTATAATCCTTCTTTTCGAAAAATATATACCCCCACCAAGTATCGGAGGAGAGATATTATGACAACAGCAGAAAAAACATTGCAAATTCAGGGGATGACGTGTGCAGCCTGTGCGAATCGCATTGAAAAAGGCTTGACTAAAATCGAAGGCGTGGAAAAAGCCAATGTCAACTTTGCATTGGAACGCTCGACAATTGTCTATGATCCAGCTAAAACAAACGTCAATGACTTTAAAGAAAGAGTTGAAAAGTTAGGTTTTAGTGTTGTGCAGGACAAAGTCGATTTTGATATTACAGGTATGACTTGTGCGGCTTGTGCGACTCGTATTGAAAAAAGAGTTAGCAAAATGGACGGTGTTTCGAATGCAAGTGTCAACTTTGCACTGGAAACTATCGCCGTTGAATACGACAGTAAACAAGTGGCAATGACAGATATGATGAATATTGTTAAAAAAATGGGCTATGAATTACTACCAAAGCAAGATAACAAGGATAAATTGGATCATAAAGCACAGGAAATTAAAAAGCAGCAAAACAAGTTTATCTTTTCACTAATTTTGACGATTCCATTACTATGGACAATGGTGGCGCATTTTGAGTTTTTATCCTTTATTTATTTACCAGCATTTCTAATGAATCCATGGGTACAGCTGGTATTAGCGACACCTGTTCAATTCATCGTCGGTGCACAGTTTTATAAGGGTGCTTTTAATTCGCTACGCAATAAAAGTGCCAACATGGACGTTTTGGTTGCACTGGGTACGAGCGCAGCGTATTTCTATAGTTTGTACCTATCCATTGAATGGATGAATGCTGGAAGCGTGGGTCATCCCGAATTATATTTTGAAGCATCCGCAGTTATTATTACACTAATCGTCCTAGGTAAATTATTTGAAGTACGTGCAAAAGGAAAAACGAGTCAGGCGATTCAAAAGTTGTTAGGTTTACAAGCGAAAACAGCAAGAGTGTTACGTGATGGCATTGAAATCGAATTACCGATTGAGGAAGTTATCGCAGGTGATACAATTCTTGTGAAGCCTGGTGAAAAAATTCCAGTAGATGGTGAAATTATTGAAGGACGTTCTGCTATAGATGAATCAATGATTACGGGGGAAAGTCTTCCGGTTGATAAAGTAGTTGGCGACAAAGTCATTGGTGCAACGATCAATAAGAATGGTTCATTGCAGATTAAGGCAACAAAAGTGGGGAAAGATACAGCATTAGCGCAAATTGTGAAAGTAGTTGAGGAAGCGCAAGGATCGAAAGCAGAAATCCAGCGTTTAGCAGATAGAATTTCAGGTATCTTTGTACCGGTTGTTGTTGTGATTGCAGTGGCAACGTTCTTCATTTGGTTCTTTATGGTGACACCGGGCGATTTCCGTTCGGCTTTGATTCCAACGATTTCGATTTTGGTTATTGCTTGTCCATGTGCGCTAGGTTTGGCGACGCCGACTTCGATTATGGCGGGTTCAGGTAGAGCGGCTGAAATGGGGCTGTTGTTTAAAGGCGGAGAACATTTGGAGAATACGCGCTCGATTGACACTGTGGTGTTGGATAAAACAGGAACTGTGACAAAAGGTCAACCAGCTTTAACGGATATTACAGTGACAGAAGGCTTTTCGGAGAATGAAGTGCTGCAATTAGTAGCAACAGCTGAAAATCAATCTGAGCATCCATTGGCGCAAGCGATTGTGCTAGGTGTGAAAGAAAAAGGCTTGTCATTGCTTGAAGTGACTGATTTTGAAGCATTACCAGGCTATGGTATTCGGGCTGTCGTTAGTGGCAGAGACGTATTAGTTGGCACACGGAAATTGATGAAAGAGCGTAATATTGCGATTTTAGATTCAAATGCTGCAATGGAAAAGCTGGAGAGTGAAGGAAAAACAGCGATGTTGATTGCTGTGGATCATAAGCTTGCAGGTGTCGTGGCAGTAGCTGATACAGTGAAGGAAACGTCGAAAGAAGCGATTGCGAGAATGCAGGCTTTGGGGCTGGAAGTTATTATGCTGACAGGCGATAACCAACGTACGGCAGAAGCAATTGCGCGTCAAGTTGGTCTGACACATGTTATTGCAGAGGTGTTGCCTGAACAAAAAAGTAATGAAATTAAAAAGCTGCAAGACCAAGGTAAGAAAGTGGCCATGGTGGGCGACGGTATCAATGACGCGCCAGCACTCGCTATGGCGAATATCGGAATGGCTGTTGGAACAGGGACAGATATTGCGATTGAGGCGGCGGATATTACGCTGATGCGCGGAGACTTAAACAGTGTGGCAGATGCGATTATTATGAGTCGCAAAACGATGCGTAATATAAAGCAAAACTTATTCTTCGCATTTTTCTACAACACAATTGGAATTCCAGTTGCAGCACTTGGCCTGTTAGCCCCGTGGGTTGCGGGTGCAGCGATGGCGTTCAGTTCGGTGTCCGTTGTCTTGAATGCTTTGCGTTTGCAGAAAGTTAAATTGTGAAAAGAGTAAGAGGAGGCCATGCGGATGAAATTCTGCATGGCCTTTAGTTTGAAGTAGTTAGTCTGCTCCTGAGTATCAGACACCCATCTGTATTTTTCATTTAGAAATTAAGATGTTGCGTCAGGGAAACTCCTAGCATACAATGACATTATAATGAAGAATGACGAGTGTTAGCTTTGAATAGAGAGGAAGAACAATATGGTTGAATATTTTATGGGGCTAGATGCCGTTTACCAAGCTTTAATCGCGACTTTATTTACTTGGGGAATGACGGCGCTTGGGGCTGCGTTAGTATTTACGACGAAGACGGTGAACCAAAAACTGATGGATGGTATGCTAGGCTTTGCAGGCGGTGTGATGATTGCGGCGAGTTTTTGGTCATTGCTGGCACCTGCTATTGAAATGGCCGAGACTGGACCTTTTCCTTCTTGGTTTCCAGCAGCTGCTGGTTTTTTACTAGGCGGATTTTTTCTATGGGGTGCCGATAAAATCATTCCTCACGTGCATCCGACTTCTCCAATGACAGACGCAGAGGGGATCCATCCGGAAAAAAAGCGTCGTAGTACATTATTGGTGATGGCAATTACCTTGCATAATATTCCTGAAGGATTAGCGATCGGTGTTGCTTTTGGTGCGGTAGCTGCTGGTTTTCCATCAGCCTCATTAGCCGCAGCCATTGCTTTAGCTGTCGGGATTGGGATTCAAAACTTGCCGGAGGGGACAGCAGTTTCTATGCCCTTGCGGAGAGATGGTATGTCGCGTAGAAAAGCCTTCATGTATGGTCAATCTTCGGGGGCTGTTGAACCGATTGCTGCTGTTATAGGGGTTCTTGCAGTTACATTGATGGCACCGATTTTGCCATTTGCACTTAGTTTTGCGGCGGGTGCGATGATTTTCGTCGTCGTAGAAGAAGTAATACCAGGTTCACAGGAAAATGGCAATAAGGATTTGGCTTCGATGTGTTTAATGCTTGGATTTGCCGTTATGATGATACTGGATGTGGCATTTGGATAAATACGAATATAAGGTAGACGACTTCATCTTTGGGTGAGGTCTTTTTTGTTTTGGAAATTTCAAAATGTAGTACCAGTCGCACTGACTGGCACCATGCTAGTTTTTATGATTTATAAAACGAACAAAATTAAAATCACACCTATCCCATGTCCTTTTCCCGAAAACACCCTTCCATTTGTATATGTTTCCTACACTACTTTTTTTCTTGTAACCTGGAACATACAATGCTGATTTAATATCCGGTCGTGGTTCGTGTACAAAAACTACTTTATTCTTGCATGGTAATTTATCAAATTCGAGTAAATCGTCATTCGTACAGCCATCTCTATCAGACATCATAAAATACAGATTGTCCAAATCAATCCGTTCACAACGCTCTTTCCACTTGTTATTAGCCTCATCAAAACTACTATAGTGAACAAAATGAATTGTCAATTCACCCAATGTCCCCAGAGGATATGAATATTCATCTTGTTTAACTTCTTTTAGCGGTAATTTAATATATGCTTCGATACTTTTACAGAACTTCACAAAGTCGGGAACTGAAAAATATAGATTGATTGTGGGGGACATGTATTTGAGTTGGTAATCGTGTGAGAATATTCCGCCATAGCAATTCTGACTGATAATCGTTACCTTTTTGTTTTTCAAAATATGAATAGCTTTGTGTAACCGTTTACTTCTCCAAAAGGTACGAAACTTCGTAATCATTATTTTAATCTCCTTCAATTAAAATACACTCCTTTGCACAATTTAATACTGATATGTTATTCGAAGCCGGAGGGTGTTATGTGCTAATTAGAGTAGGAGATTCAGGTAATCTATGACTGCTTATTTAGTGGAATATCAGACTTTCTCAGGTTCTTTTAATAATATCTAAAATCGATAGCATAATTTTAGTTTTGCCTGCTTATACTGTGTAATAAGTGAGTTTGAGAGTTTGAGTTTATTCACAATGCAAGAAGTACTAGTTTTTATGTAACATGGCAAAATGCACACTTTTTATGGAGGGATTCAAGTGGAAAAAATGCATCAACGTTTAGATGTAAGAGTGCCGGTTATATATAGGCATCACTATGGGAAGAGGATTTTAGATATTGTTATGAGCTTTCTCCTTCTTATTTGTTGCCTACCCATATTTATCATAGTATCTATTGCAGTGATCTTATTTTCAGGAGGACCAGTATTTTTTACTCAATCAAGGACAGGCCTTCAGAATGAGCCATTTACTATCTTCAAATTCCGAACGATGAAAGTTATGAAACAAGATGATAATAGGCATAAGTATGAATGGCAAGAAGGGGTTCCTGATAGTTTTCTTTTTAAAACGGCGGGTGATGCAGCAGTGACGTCCATTGGGAAGATTTTACGGAAGTATAGTTTGGATGAGTTACCACAGCTTTTGAACGTATTGAAAGGTGATATGAGTATTGTTGGGCCGCGGCCTGAAATACCTGTCATTACAGATATGTATAATGCCCATCAGGAAAAAAGGTTGCTTGTAAAGCCTGGTGTCACAGGATATGCCCAAATAAATGGACGATCTGAAATAAGTCATGGCAAGAAAATAGAGTATGACCTTTACTATGTTGAAAACTGGAGTTTCCTACTTGATCTTAAAATTATTGGTGCAACATTCAAATATGTAATAAGGGGGAAAGGGGCTTATTGAGGATGTTCCTGATAAAAAGGAAAGTATAAGTGATGTGTTAGTTGTAACGTGAAGAGCATACTATCAAAAGTTATGAAAAATGTTCATATAACCTAAAAAGTGGTGAAGAGGATGAATGACAAAGTAAAAATAAAAGATTTAGTAGAAATTTTAAAAAAGCGATTCTTACTCATTTTACTGACTATGATTGGTATAACTGCTGTCCTTATTATGACGTCCTTGTATTTGGTGAAACCTACCTATCAGTACTCCATTCAAGTGCTAGCAGGCTCTTTAGGCATGGACGATCAGGTGTCCTCGATGAATAAGGTACAAGAAAATAGACAGCTCGCTCTTTCGTATATGGATACTATTAAAAGCCCTCAGGTCATGACAGGTGTAAAAGAGGAGTTAAAGCTAACTGGTTCAAATTATGAGTTACTCAAGCAAATATCTGTAACCAATCGAGATAATTCGCAAATAATTACAATTACTGTTAAAGATTCTAATCCAGAGTTAGCTAAATCCATTGCACAGTCAATGGCGAATCAGTCCATAAATAGGTTTAAAAACTTTGCAAATGTCAATCCAATAAATATTCTATTAGATTCCAACATCATTGAAGAATCTGAGCATCTTTTTCCGAAAATCAAATTCGTTATAATCATTTCAATTGTGGTGGGTTTTTTCGCAGGAGTAGCATTGGCACTTGTACAGGAACACTTTGATGATACAAATTTTAGTGATGCCGAACTAGATCTTCTTGGTCTTCCTTTGTTAGGAAAAGTGAATGTAAACACTAAAGGGAAAAAAATGCGGAAAATACGTTATAAAACTTTATCTATAGAGAAACGCGGTGAATACTCTGGCTATTAAATTTAAGAGGAAACATTTTTTTAATCCAAATGATATAAAAAAAAAGGAGCAATTTTACAATATATGCAACAATATCGAATCTAACTTTGCCAAGGGAGAGCCAGTATTACTAATGGTCACATCGCTTAGACAAACTAAAAGCATCGTCTATGCTACTGCCTATTTAGCCCTTACCTTTTCGAAAAAAGGGAAACGAGTGTTACTAGTAGATGGTAATCTTCGTGACCCTTCGCTACATAGTTTCTTTAAGGTGGATAATACGGCCGGTCTAACTCCTTTGCTTTTAGGAGAGCAACCCCAATATAGGGGAAATACGATACAGATAACGGATGATCTATTCTGTTTACCGACGGGCGAGATCCTTTATGAGCCACTGGCATTGTTAACCTTAGCGAACGTACCTAATCTTATTAAGGAATGGAAACAGCATTTTGATATCATTTTATTTCATACATCCAATAGTCTAAGTATGCCTGATGCACAAATCATGGCAAACCATTGTGACGGTATTATATTAGCGGTAATGGAGGGACGAGATAATTTGGAGAGTATTACAAGTGTGAAAAAACAATTTGAACGTGCAAAACATGAAATAACGGGTACAGTGCTCATTAAATAAAAGGGAGAGACCGATAAAATCTCTTTTTGTATCACGAGCTTACTTGAAAAGACAGGGTGAATAAATGGATGGAGGAATAGAAGAATGATGAAGGTACTGGTAACGGGTGGCTTTGGATTTATTGGATCTCATATTGTGGAAACATTAATTCGCAATAATTATGAAGTTGCTGTGTATGATAATCTATCCACCGGATCTATGCAGAATGTCGATTCAAGAGTGATGGTTTTTATAGGCAACATTGAGGATAAGGAAACGCTAGAGAAAGCGATGGAGACATTCAAGCCCGATTATGTGATTCACGAAGCTGCACAAGTGAGTGTCCAAAACTCGATTTCAGATATTTCGAATGATGCACTCATCAATATCATGGGAACAATAAATATTATAGAACTTTCTCATGAGTATGCCGTGAAAAAGATTGTGTTTGCCTCTTCGGCAGCTGTATATGGAAATTCTAATACGCTGCCAATTTTAGTTTCACATCCTATCCAACCATTATCCCCTTATGGTGCTTCGAAAAAAACAGCCGAGGAGTACTTAATACTCGCAAAAAAACTATTCGATTTAGATTATGTCATTCTTCGTTATAGCAATGTGTATGGGCCGCGGCAAGCATCAGTTGGTGAAGGTGGGGTCATTTCAATCTTAACCAACCATATCATTAACAATGAGCAGCCGGTTATTTATGGTGACGGCTTACAAACGAGAGACTTTATCTATGTAGAGGATGTTGCAAGTGCTAATCTTCAAGCTCTTCGATTTGATGGAAGTGGAATCTTCAATATTTCATTAACAATTAGTTCAAGTATTAATCAGCTGTACTCAATTATTCAATCCATCAGCCAAAATGATATTTTCCCTATTTATAAATCGTCTAAAAGTGGAGATGTAAAAGAAAGTTTGCTTTGTAATAAAATGAGTATTCAAAAGTTGAATTGGCAACCTAAATATTCGCTCTCAGATGGCCTGGTGAAAACATATGAATATTATCTAGAGCAAAATCAATCTACTATAACTTCAGTTGAAGAATCTACAGCACTACACAAAACTAAGAACTTATCGCTATAAATTGGATGAAAAATTCGATACTAAAGAACATAATCCATTTATT comes from Sporosarcina sp. FSL K6-3457 and encodes:
- a CDS encoding CpsD/CapB family tyrosine-protein kinase; this encodes MVTSLRQTKSIVYATAYLALTFSKKGKRVLLVDGNLRDPSLHSFFKVDNTAGLTPLLLGEQPQYRGNTIQITDDLFCLPTGEILYEPLALLTLANVPNLIKEWKQHFDIILFHTSNSLSMPDAQIMANHCDGIILAVMEGRDNLESITSVKKQFERAKHEITGTVLIK
- a CDS encoding NAD-dependent epimerase/dehydratase family protein, whose product is MMKVLVTGGFGFIGSHIVETLIRNNYEVAVYDNLSTGSMQNVDSRVMVFIGNIEDKETLEKAMETFKPDYVIHEAAQVSVQNSISDISNDALINIMGTINIIELSHEYAVKKIVFASSAAVYGNSNTLPILVSHPIQPLSPYGASKKTAEEYLILAKKLFDLDYVILRYSNVYGPRQASVGEGGVISILTNHIINNEQPVIYGDGLQTRDFIYVEDVASANLQALRFDGSGIFNISLTISSSINQLYSIIQSISQNDIFPIYKSSKSGDVKESLLCNKMSIQKLNWQPKYSLSDGLVKTYEYYLEQNQSTITSVEESTALHKTKNLSL